The following are from one region of the Escherichia sp. E4742 genome:
- the priA gene encoding primosomal protein N': MPVAHVALPVPLPRTFDYLLPEGMTVKAGCRVRVPFGKQQERIGIVVSVSDVSELPLNELKTVVEVLDSEPVFSSSVWRLLLWAADYYHHPIGDVLFHALPILLRQGRPAANAPRWYWFATEQGQAMDINSLKRSPKQQQALAALRQGKIWRDQVAELEFNDAALQALRKKGLCELASETPEFSDWRTNYAVTGERLRLNTEQATAVGAIHSAADTFSAWLLAGVTGSGKTEVYLSVLENVLAQGKQALVMVPEIGLTPQTIARFRERFNAPVEVLHSGLNDSERLSAWLKAKNGEAAIVIGTRSALFTPFKNLGVIVIDEEHDSSYKQQEGWRYHARDLAVYRAHSEQIPIILGSATPALETLCNVQQKKYRLLRLTRRAGNARPAIQHVLDLKGQKVQAGLAPALITRMRQHLQADNQVILFLNRRGFAPALLCHDCGWIAECPRCDHYYTLHQAQQHLRCHHCDSQRPVPRQCPSCGSTHLVPVGLGTEQLEQTLAPLFPGVAISRIDRDTTSRKGALEQQLAEVHRGGARILIGTQMLAKGHHFPDVTLVALLDVDGALFSADFRSAERFAQLYTQVAGRAGRAGKQGEVVLQTHHPEHPLLQTLLYKGYDAFAEQALAERRMMQLPPWTSHVIVRAEDHNNQHAPLFLQQLRNLILSSPLADDKLWVLGPVPALAPKRGGRWRWQILLQHPSRVRLQHIINGTLALINTIPDSRKVKWVLDVDPIEG; encoded by the coding sequence ATGCCCGTTGCCCACGTTGCCTTGCCCGTTCCGCTTCCCCGCACCTTTGACTATCTCCTGCCAGAAGGCATGACGGTTAAAGCCGGGTGTCGCGTGCGCGTGCCGTTTGGCAAACAGCAGGAGCGCATCGGGATTGTCGTGTCAGTTAGCGACGTCAGCGAGTTGCCGCTCAACGAACTGAAAACCGTAGTAGAAGTGCTGGACAGTGAACCCGTTTTTTCCAGTTCCGTCTGGCGCTTACTGCTTTGGGCGGCGGATTACTATCATCATCCAATTGGCGATGTATTGTTTCATGCCTTGCCGATTTTATTGCGCCAGGGGCGGCCTGCGGCGAACGCGCCCAGGTGGTACTGGTTTGCTACCGAGCAAGGCCAGGCGATGGATATCAACAGCCTGAAACGTTCGCCAAAGCAACAACAGGCGCTGGCGGCGTTGCGACAAGGGAAAATCTGGCGTGACCAGGTAGCGGAACTTGAATTCAACGATGCCGCACTACAGGCGCTGCGCAAAAAAGGTCTTTGCGAGCTGGCAAGCGAAACGCCGGAGTTTAGCGACTGGCGAACGAACTATGCTGTTACTGGCGAACGTCTACGGCTGAATACCGAACAAGCCACCGCCGTTGGCGCAATTCATAGCGCAGCGGATACCTTTTCCGCATGGCTGCTGGCGGGCGTTACCGGCTCCGGTAAAACAGAAGTTTATCTAAGCGTACTGGAAAACGTGCTTGCTCAGGGCAAGCAGGCGCTGGTGATGGTGCCGGAAATCGGCCTGACTCCCCAGACGATCGCCCGTTTTCGTGAACGGTTTAATGCGCCAGTGGAAGTTCTGCATTCCGGCCTGAATGACAGCGAACGCCTTTCGGCGTGGCTGAAAGCGAAAAATGGCGAGGCGGCGATTGTGATTGGCACTCGCTCCGCGCTGTTTACGCCGTTTAAAAATCTCGGTGTGATTGTCATCGATGAAGAGCATGACAGTTCTTACAAGCAACAAGAAGGCTGGCGCTACCATGCCCGCGACCTGGCGGTGTATCGCGCGCACAGCGAGCAAATCCCGATAATTCTCGGTTCGGCAACGCCCGCACTCGAAACGCTATGCAACGTGCAGCAGAAAAAATACCGCCTGCTGCGCCTGACACGTCGGGCGGGTAATGCGCGTCCGGCAATTCAACACGTGCTGGATTTAAAAGGTCAGAAGGTGCAGGCAGGGCTGGCTCCGGCGTTAATCACCCGTATGCGCCAGCATTTACAGGCCGATAACCAGGTCATCCTCTTTCTGAACCGTCGTGGTTTTGCGCCTGCACTGCTGTGCCACGACTGCGGCTGGATTGCCGAATGTCCACGTTGCGATCACTACTACACGTTGCATCAGGCGCAGCAGCATCTGCGCTGCCACCACTGCGACAGCCAGCGCCCAGTGCCGCGCCAGTGTCCGTCCTGCGGCTCTACCCATCTGGTGCCGGTGGGTCTGGGAACAGAACAACTTGAACAGACGTTAGCGCCGCTTTTCCCTGGTGTAGCCATTTCACGTATCGACCGCGATACAACCAGCCGTAAAGGCGCGTTGGAGCAACAACTGGCAGAAGTGCATCGCGGCGGCGCGCGGATTTTGATTGGCACGCAAATGCTGGCGAAAGGCCACCACTTTCCGGATGTCACACTTGTGGCGTTACTGGACGTGGACGGCGCGCTGTTTTCTGCCGATTTTCGCTCGGCGGAGCGTTTTGCCCAGCTATACACCCAGGTGGCAGGCCGTGCCGGACGCGCAGGTAAACAAGGCGAAGTGGTGCTGCAAACGCACCATCCGGAACATCCTCTCTTACAAACCTTGCTGTATAAAGGTTATGACGCTTTTGCGGAACAGGCGTTGGCCGAGCGGCGAATGATGCAACTACCACCGTGGACCAGCCACGTGATTGTGCGCGCGGAAGATCATAACAATCAGCACGCGCCGCTGTTCCTGCAACAGTTGCGAAATCTCATCCTCTCCAGTCCGCTGGCGGATGACAAACTGTGGGTTCTCGGCCCGGTTCCGGCACTGGCACCCAAACGTGGCGGTCGCTGGCGCTGGCAGATCCTGCTACAACACCCTTCCCGCGTGCGTTTACAGCACATCATTAACGGTACGCTGGCGCTTATTAATACAATACCAGATTCACGAAAAGTGAAATGGGTGCTGGATGTCGATCCTATTGAGGGTTAA
- the rpmE gene encoding 50S ribosomal protein L31, with the protein MKKDIHPKYEEITASCSCGNVMKIRSTVGHDLNLDVCSKCHPFFTGKQRDVATGGRVDRFNKRFSIPGSK; encoded by the coding sequence ATGAAAAAAGATATTCACCCGAAATACGAAGAAATTACTGCTAGCTGCTCTTGCGGTAACGTAATGAAAATCCGCTCCACCGTTGGTCATGACCTGAACCTCGACGTGTGCAGCAAGTGCCACCCGTTCTTCACTGGCAAACAGCGTGATGTTGCTACCGGTGGCCGTGTTGACCGCTTCAACAAGCGTTTCAGCATCCCGGGCAGCAAATAA
- the ftsN gene encoding cell division protein FtsN, with protein MAQRDYVRRSQPAPSRRKKSTSRKKQRNMPAVSPAMVAIAAAVLVTFIGGLYFITHHKKEESETLQSQKVTGNGLPPKPEERWRYIKELESRQPGVRAPTEPSAGGEVKTPDQLTPEQRQLLEQMQADMRQQPTQLAEVPWNEQTPEQRQQTLQRQRQAQQLAEQQRLAQQSRTTEQSWKQQTRTSQAAPVQAQPRQSKPASTQQPYQDLLQTPAHTTSQPKPQQAAPVARAAEAPKPTAEKKDERRWMVQCGSFKGAEQAETVRAQLAFEGFDSKITTNNGWNRVVIGPVKGKENADNTLNRLKMAGHTNCIRLATGG; from the coding sequence GTGGCACAACGAGATTATGTACGCCGCAGCCAACCGGCACCTTCGCGGCGAAAAAAGAGCACCTCACGGAAAAAGCAACGAAATATGCCTGCGGTTTCTCCCGCAATGGTCGCTATTGCTGCAGCCGTTCTTGTGACCTTTATCGGGGGTCTGTACTTCATTACGCACCACAAGAAAGAAGAGTCTGAGACGCTGCAAAGCCAGAAAGTGACCGGAAACGGACTACCTCCGAAACCGGAAGAACGTTGGCGCTACATTAAAGAGCTGGAAAGTCGCCAGCCGGGCGTGCGTGCGCCAACAGAACCGTCTGCTGGCGGCGAAGTGAAAACGCCGGATCAGTTGACTCCGGAGCAGCGCCAGCTTCTTGAACAAATGCAGGCTGATATGCGTCAGCAACCAACGCAGCTTGCCGAAGTCCCGTGGAATGAGCAGACGCCGGAACAGCGCCAGCAAACGCTGCAACGCCAGCGTCAGGCGCAGCAGTTAGCGGAACAGCAACGTCTGGCTCAGCAGTCGCGTACGACCGAGCAAAGCTGGAAGCAACAGACGCGTACGTCGCAAGCCGCGCCTGTACAGGCGCAACCGCGCCAGTCTAAACCGGCTTCTACCCAGCAACCGTACCAGGATCTGCTGCAAACGCCTGCGCATACAACCTCGCAGCCGAAGCCACAGCAGGCCGCACCAGTAGCACGCGCGGCTGAAGCGCCGAAACCAACAGCGGAGAAAAAAGATGAACGTCGCTGGATGGTTCAGTGCGGTTCATTTAAAGGTGCTGAACAGGCTGAGACTGTACGTGCGCAGTTGGCTTTCGAAGGCTTTGACTCGAAAATTACCACCAACAATGGCTGGAATCGTGTGGTCATCGGGCCGGTGAAAGGCAAAGAGAACGCTGACAACACCCTCAATCGTTTGAAGATGGCAGGCCATACAAACTGCATTCGGCTCGCCACCGGGGGTTGA
- the rraA gene encoding ribonuclease E activity regulator RraA has product MKYDTSELCDIYQEDVNVVEPLFSNFGGRASFGGQIITVKCFEDNGLLYDLLEQNGRGRVLVVDGGGSVRRALVDAELARLAVQNEWEGLVIYGAVRQVDDLEELDIGIQAMAAIPVGAAGEGIGESDVRVNFGGVTFFSGDHLYADNTGIILSEDPLDIE; this is encoded by the coding sequence ATGAAATACGATACTTCCGAGCTTTGTGACATCTATCAAGAAGATGTCAACGTCGTGGAACCGCTGTTCTCCAACTTTGGTGGACGGGCGTCGTTTGGCGGACAAATCATCACGGTAAAATGTTTCGAGGACAACGGGTTGCTGTACGATCTGCTCGAACAGAATGGCCGTGGTCGTGTCCTTGTCGTCGATGGCGGTGGTTCTGTTCGTCGCGCACTGGTCGATGCTGAACTGGCGCGTCTGGCAGTTCAAAATGAATGGGAAGGCCTGGTCATTTACGGCGCGGTGCGTCAGGTAGATGATCTGGAAGAACTGGACATCGGCATCCAGGCGATGGCGGCAATTCCGGTTGGTGCTGCTGGCGAAGGCATTGGCGAAAGCGATGTCCGCGTCAATTTTGGCGGCGTCACCTTCTTCTCCGGCGACCATCTCTATGCCGACAATACCGGGATTATTCTTTCTGAAGATCCGCTGGATATTGAATAA
- the zapB gene encoding septal ring assembly protein ZapB, protein MTMSLEVFEKLEAKVQQAIDTITLLQMEIEELKEKNNSLSQEVQNAQHQREELERENNHLKEQQNGWQERLQALLGRMEEV, encoded by the coding sequence ATGACAATGTCATTAGAAGTGTTTGAGAAACTGGAAGCAAAAGTACAGCAGGCGATTGATACCATCACTCTGTTGCAGATGGAAATCGAAGAGCTGAAAGAAAAAAACAACTCACTGTCGCAGGAAGTTCAAAATGCCCAGCATCAGCGCGAAGAGCTGGAGCGTGAGAACAACCATCTGAAAGAACAGCAGAACGGCTGGCAGGAACGTCTGCAGGCACTGCTGGGTCGCATGGAAGAGGTTTAA
- the hslV gene encoding ATP-dependent protease subunit HslV has translation MTTIVSVRRNGHVVIAGDGQATLGNTVMKGNVKKVRRLYNDKVIAGFAGGTADAFTLFELFERKLEMHQGHLVKAAVELAKDWRTDRMLRKLEALLAVADETASLIITGNGDVVQPENDLIAIGSGGPYAQAAARALLENTELSAREIAEKALDIAGDICIYTNHFHTIEELSYKA, from the coding sequence GTGACAACTATAGTAAGCGTACGCCGTAATGGCCACGTAGTAATCGCCGGTGATGGTCAGGCCACACTGGGTAACACCGTAATGAAAGGCAACGTTAAAAAAGTTCGCCGCCTGTATAACGATAAAGTGATCGCAGGCTTTGCCGGCGGCACGGCGGATGCTTTTACGCTGTTCGAACTGTTTGAACGTAAACTGGAAATGCATCAGGGCCATCTGGTTAAAGCGGCAGTTGAGCTGGCAAAAGACTGGCGTACCGATCGCATGTTGCGCAAACTTGAAGCACTGCTGGCGGTCGCGGACGAAACTGCATCGCTTATCATCACCGGTAACGGTGACGTGGTGCAGCCAGAAAACGATCTTATTGCTATCGGCTCCGGCGGCCCTTACGCCCAGGCTGCGGCACGCGCTCTGTTAGAAAACACAGAACTTAGCGCCCGTGAAATTGCTGAAAAGGCGTTGGATATTGCAGGCGATATTTGCATCTATACCAACCATTTCCATACCATCGAAGAATTAAGCTACAAAGCGTAA
- the hslU gene encoding HslU--HslV peptidase ATPase subunit — translation MSEMTPREIVSELDKHIIGQDNAKRSVAIALRNRWRRMQLNEELRHEVTPKNILMIGPTGVGKTEIARRLAKLANAPFIKVEATKFTEVGYVGKEVDSIIRDLTDAAVKMVRVQAIEKNRYRAEELAEERILDVLIPPAKNNWGQTEQQQEPSAARQAFRKKLREGQLDDKEIEIDLAAAPMGVEIMAPPGMEEMTSQLQSMFQNLGGQKQKARKLKIKDAMKLLIEEEAAKLVNPEELKQDAIDAVEQHGIVFIDEIDKICKRGESSGPDVSREGVQRDLLPLVEGCTVSTKHGMVKTDHILFIASGAFQVAKPSDLIPELQGRLPIRVELQALTTSDFERILTEPNASITVQYKALMATEGVNIEFTDSGIKRIAEAAWQVNESTENIGARRLHTVLERLMEEISYDASDLSGQTITIDADYVSKHLDALVADEDLSRFIL, via the coding sequence ATGTCTGAAATGACCCCACGCGAAATCGTCAGCGAACTTGATAAGCACATCATCGGCCAGGATAACGCTAAGCGTTCCGTGGCGATTGCACTGCGTAACCGCTGGCGCCGCATGCAGCTCAACGAAGAGTTGCGCCATGAAGTGACCCCGAAAAACATTCTGATGATCGGCCCGACCGGCGTCGGTAAAACTGAAATCGCCCGTCGTCTGGCTAAACTGGCGAACGCGCCGTTCATCAAAGTTGAAGCGACCAAATTCACCGAAGTCGGTTATGTAGGTAAAGAAGTCGATTCTATTATCCGCGACCTGACCGATGCCGCAGTGAAAATGGTGCGTGTACAAGCTATCGAGAAAAACCGTTATCGCGCTGAAGAACTGGCAGAAGAACGTATTCTCGACGTGCTGATCCCACCGGCTAAAAACAACTGGGGACAGACCGAACAGCAGCAGGAACCTTCCGCTGCCCGTCAGGCATTCCGCAAAAAACTGCGTGAAGGCCAACTCGATGACAAAGAAATCGAGATCGATCTTGCCGCAGCACCGATGGGCGTTGAAATTATGGCGCCTCCGGGAATGGAAGAGATGACCAGCCAGTTGCAGTCCATGTTCCAGAACCTGGGCGGTCAGAAGCAAAAAGCGCGTAAGCTGAAAATCAAAGACGCCATGAAGCTGCTGATTGAAGAAGAAGCGGCGAAACTGGTTAACCCGGAAGAACTGAAGCAAGACGCTATTGACGCCGTTGAACAGCACGGGATCGTGTTTATCGACGAAATCGACAAAATCTGTAAGCGCGGCGAATCTTCCGGCCCGGATGTTTCTCGTGAAGGTGTTCAGCGTGACCTGCTGCCGCTGGTAGAAGGTTGCACCGTTTCTACCAAACACGGGATGGTCAAAACCGACCACATTCTGTTTATCGCTTCTGGTGCATTCCAGGTAGCGAAACCGTCTGACCTGATCCCGGAACTGCAAGGTCGTCTGCCGATCCGCGTTGAACTCCAGGCGCTGACCACCAGCGACTTCGAGCGTATTCTGACCGAGCCGAATGCCTCTATCACCGTGCAGTACAAAGCACTGATGGCGACCGAAGGCGTGAATATTGAGTTCACCGACTCCGGTATCAAACGCATTGCAGAAGCGGCATGGCAGGTAAACGAATCTACCGAAAACATCGGTGCGCGTCGTTTACATACCGTTCTGGAGCGTTTGATGGAAGAGATTTCCTACGACGCCAGCGATTTAAGCGGTCAGACCATCACTATTGACGCAGATTATGTGAGCAAACATCTGGATGCGTTGGTGGCAGATGAAGATCTGAGCCGTTTTATCCTATAA
- the menA gene encoding 1,4-dihydroxy-2-naphthoate polyprenyltransferase, whose translation MTEQQISRTQAWLESLRPKTLPLAFAAIIVGTALAWWQGHFDPLVALLALITAGLLQILSNLANDYGDAVKGSDKPDRIGPLRGMQKGVITQQEMKRALIITVVLICLSGLALVAVACHNLADFVGFLILGGLSIIAAITYTVGNRPYGYIGLGDISVLVFFGWLSVMGSWYLQAHTLIPALILPATACGLLATAVLNINNLRDINSDRENGKNTLVVRLGEVNARRYHACLLMGSLVCLALFNLFSLHSLWGWLFLLAAPLLVKQARYVMREMDPVAMRPMLERTVKGALLTNLLFVLGIFLSQWAT comes from the coding sequence ATGACTGAACAACAAATTAGCCGAACTCAGGCGTGGCTGGAAAGTTTACGACCTAAAACCCTCCCCCTCGCCTTTGCTGCAATTATCGTCGGGACGGCGCTGGCATGGTGGCAAGGTCACTTCGATCCGCTGGTCGCTCTGCTGGCACTCATTACCGCCGGGCTATTACAGATCCTCTCTAACCTCGCCAATGACTACGGTGACGCCGTCAAAGGTAGCGACAAACCTGACCGTATTGGACCGCTGCGCGGCATGCAAAAAGGGGTCATTACCCAGCAAGAGATGAAACGGGCGCTCATTATTACCGTCGTGCTCATTTGCCTCTCTGGACTGGCGCTGGTCGCGGTGGCGTGTCATAACCTGGCTGATTTTGTCGGCTTCCTGATTCTTGGTGGGTTATCAATTATCGCCGCTATCACCTATACCGTGGGCAATCGTCCTTATGGTTATATCGGCCTGGGTGATATTTCCGTACTGGTGTTCTTTGGCTGGTTGAGTGTGATGGGCAGCTGGTATTTGCAGGCTCATACGCTGATTCCGGCGCTGATCCTTCCGGCAACGGCCTGTGGTCTGCTGGCAACGGCGGTGCTCAACATTAACAATCTGCGCGATATCAATAGCGACCGCGAGAATGGCAAAAACACACTGGTAGTGCGCTTAGGTGAAGTGAACGCCCGTCGTTACCATGCTTGCCTGCTGATGGGCTCGCTGGTGTGTCTGGCGCTGTTTAATCTCTTTTCACTGCATAGCCTGTGGGGTTGGCTGTTCCTGCTGGCAGCACCGTTGCTGGTGAAGCAAGCCCGTTATGTGATGCGTGAAATGGACCCGGTGGCGATGCGTCCGATGCTGGAACGCACCGTCAAAGGAGCATTACTAACTAACCTGCTGTTTGTTTTGGGAATATTCTTAAGCCAGTGGGCTACATAA
- the pgtA gene encoding two-component system response regulator PgtA — MTDTTPTILLIDDDNDVLQAYSSLLQQEGYAVCTCSNPSEALQLLQDTWEGIVVCDVCMPDISGIMLLEKIMLIDPNLPILMITGHGDVPMAVEAVKKGAWDFLQKPINPEQFLSLIEKALAEREDYLEQKKWRRAQFNRHLIGNSGWVRQTRQQLETLAETDLPVCFYGEPGTGRTLAAHYLHQFSSRKERPLIERTLSANSQQPLEEWVEEAKGGTLLLKELEYLTQENQRLLIQLQERPQDRSFRLIVVNQSPLAALAATQKIIPALYFLFSLTHIECPPLSQRPGDIEPIFHHYLTLTCKRLNRQQPLLGKTFYKRLMARTWPGNIIELINAAELVAVGVLMLDDSVSLQMMDADPTPLDERVESYERQIIIDALNFFQGRINDVADYFQIPRKKLYLRMKKYGIDKMDFRDVKER; from the coding sequence ATGACAGATACCACCCCAACAATTCTGTTAATTGATGACGACAATGATGTTCTGCAAGCCTACAGTTCTCTCTTACAGCAAGAGGGCTATGCAGTATGTACCTGTAGCAACCCTTCAGAAGCGCTGCAATTGCTGCAAGATACCTGGGAAGGAATCGTGGTATGCGACGTTTGCATGCCGGATATTTCAGGCATTATGCTGCTGGAAAAAATAATGCTGATCGATCCTAATCTTCCCATTCTGATGATCACCGGCCACGGAGATGTCCCAATGGCCGTTGAAGCGGTAAAAAAAGGAGCGTGGGATTTCCTGCAAAAACCGATTAATCCGGAACAATTTTTATCGCTTATCGAAAAAGCGCTGGCAGAGCGTGAAGATTATCTGGAACAAAAAAAATGGCGACGAGCGCAATTTAATCGGCACTTAATTGGTAACAGTGGCTGGGTTCGTCAGACTCGTCAGCAGCTTGAAACTCTGGCAGAAACCGATCTTCCCGTCTGTTTTTACGGCGAACCTGGAACCGGCAGAACATTAGCCGCCCATTATCTTCACCAATTTAGTTCTCGCAAGGAAAGGCCTTTAATTGAACGCACACTCAGCGCTAATAGTCAGCAACCACTGGAAGAATGGGTGGAAGAAGCAAAAGGTGGCACGCTGTTATTAAAAGAACTTGAATATTTAACGCAAGAAAATCAGCGTCTCTTGATTCAACTCCAGGAACGCCCACAGGATCGATCGTTTCGTCTGATTGTTGTTAATCAAAGCCCTCTGGCTGCACTTGCCGCCACACAAAAAATTATTCCCGCATTGTATTTTCTTTTTTCACTTACCCACATCGAATGCCCACCGCTAAGTCAACGCCCGGGGGATATTGAGCCTATTTTTCACCATTATCTGACTCTCACCTGTAAACGATTAAATCGCCAACAACCGCTGCTGGGGAAAACGTTTTATAAGCGACTGATGGCGCGAACCTGGCCCGGTAATATCATTGAATTAATAAATGCAGCAGAATTGGTGGCTGTGGGTGTTTTAATGCTGGACGATTCAGTCAGTTTGCAGATGATGGATGCTGATCCAACACCACTTGATGAACGTGTAGAAAGCTATGAAAGACAAATAATTATTGATGCACTCAACTTCTTCCAGGGACGTATCAACGACGTTGCCGATTACTTTCAGATCCCCAGAAAAAAGCTGTATTTGCGCATGAAAAAATACGGTATTGATAAAATGGATTTTCGCGATGTAAAGGAAAGATAG
- the cytR gene encoding DNA-binding transcriptional regulator CytR, translating to MKAKKQETAATMKDVALKAKVSTATVSRALMNPDKVSQATRNRVEKAAREVGYFPQPLGRNAKRNESRTILVIVPDICDPFFSEIIRGIEVTAASHGYLVLIGDCAHQNQQEKTFIDLIITKQIDGMLLLGSRLPFDASIEEQRNLPPMVMANEFAPELELPTVHIDNLTAAFDAVNYLYEQGHKLIGCIAGPEEMPLCHYRLQGYVQALRRCGIMVDPQYIARGDFTFEAGSKAMQQLLDLPQPPTAVFCHSDVMALGALSQAKRQGLKVPDDLSIIGFDNIDLTQFCDPPLTTIAQPRYEIGREAMLLLLDQMQGQTVGSGSRLMDCELIIRGSTRTLS from the coding sequence GTGAAAGCGAAGAAGCAGGAAACTGCCGCAACCATGAAAGACGTTGCCCTGAAGGCAAAAGTCTCTACAGCGACCGTCTCCCGAGCATTAATGAATCCAGATAAAGTCTCCCAGGCCACCCGTAATCGGGTTGAAAAAGCGGCCCGGGAAGTGGGTTATTTTCCGCAGCCACTGGGGCGTAACGCTAAGCGTAATGAATCCCGAACGATTCTGGTGATTGTCCCGGATATCTGCGACCCCTTCTTTAGCGAAATTATTCGCGGTATCGAAGTCACGGCGGCAAGTCATGGATATCTGGTACTGATTGGCGACTGCGCACACCAAAATCAGCAGGAAAAGACCTTTATCGACTTGATCATCACCAAACAAATTGATGGCATGTTGCTGCTGGGTTCAAGGCTGCCGTTTGATGCAAGCATAGAGGAACAGCGTAATCTGCCGCCGATGGTGATGGCGAACGAATTTGCACCAGAGCTGGAACTGCCTACGGTTCATATCGACAACCTGACCGCTGCCTTTGATGCCGTAAATTATCTGTATGAACAAGGGCATAAACTGATTGGCTGTATTGCCGGCCCCGAAGAGATGCCATTGTGTCACTACCGTCTACAAGGCTACGTCCAGGCACTGCGTCGCTGCGGCATTATGGTTGATCCGCAATATATCGCCCGGGGCGACTTCACCTTCGAAGCCGGAAGTAAAGCCATGCAACAGCTGCTCGACCTTCCGCAACCGCCAACTGCCGTCTTCTGTCATAGCGATGTAATGGCTCTCGGCGCACTTTCTCAGGCGAAACGCCAGGGGCTGAAAGTCCCTGACGACCTTTCCATAATCGGTTTTGACAACATCGACCTGACACAATTTTGCGATCCGCCGCTGACAACCATTGCACAGCCGCGCTACGAAATTGGTCGGGAAGCTATGCTGTTACTGCTTGATCAAATGCAGGGGCAAACGGTCGGAAGCGGCTCACGTTTAATGGACTGCGAGCTTATTATCCGGGGATCGACGCGCACGTTATCTTAA
- the glpF gene encoding glycerol uptake facilitator protein GlpF, whose translation MSQTSTLKGQCIAEFLGTGLLIFFGVGCVAALKVAGASFGQWEISVIWGLGVAMAIYLTAGVSGAHLNPAVTIALWLFACFDKRKVIPYIVSQVAGAFCAAALVYGLYYNLFFDFEQTHHIVRGSVESVDLAGTFSTYPNPHINFVQAFAVEMVITAILMGLILALTDDGNGVPRGPLAPLLIGLLIAVIGASMGPLTGFAMNPARDIGPKAFAWLAGWGNVAFTGGRDIPYFLVPLFGPIVGAIVGAFAYRKLIGRHLPCDICVVEEKEITTPSEQKASL comes from the coding sequence ATGAGTCAAACATCAACCTTGAAAGGCCAGTGCATTGCTGAATTCCTCGGTACCGGGTTGTTGATTTTTTTCGGTGTCGGTTGCGTTGCTGCACTTAAAGTCGCTGGCGCGTCTTTTGGTCAGTGGGAAATCAGTGTTATTTGGGGGCTGGGGGTGGCGATGGCCATCTATCTAACCGCAGGGGTTTCCGGTGCACATCTTAATCCAGCTGTCACCATTGCGCTGTGGCTGTTTGCCTGTTTCGACAAACGCAAGGTTATTCCTTATATCGTTTCACAAGTCGCCGGAGCTTTCTGCGCTGCGGCATTAGTTTACGGGCTTTACTACAATTTATTCTTCGACTTCGAGCAGACCCATCATATTGTTCGCGGAAGCGTTGAAAGTGTTGATCTGGCGGGTACTTTCTCTACTTATCCTAATCCTCATATCAATTTTGTGCAGGCCTTCGCAGTTGAGATGGTGATTACCGCTATTCTGATGGGGCTGATCCTGGCGTTAACGGACGATGGTAACGGCGTACCGCGCGGCCCTTTGGCTCCCTTGCTGATTGGTCTACTGATTGCGGTCATTGGCGCATCTATGGGTCCATTAACGGGCTTTGCCATGAACCCAGCACGTGATATCGGTCCGAAAGCCTTTGCCTGGCTGGCGGGCTGGGGCAATGTCGCCTTTACCGGCGGCAGAGACATTCCTTACTTCCTGGTGCCGCTTTTTGGCCCTATCGTTGGCGCGATTGTAGGTGCATTCGCCTACCGCAAACTGATTGGCCGCCATTTGCCTTGCGATATCTGTGTTGTGGAAGAAAAGGAGATCACAACTCCTTCAGAACAAAAAGCTTCGCTGTAA